The Pirellulales bacterium genome contains the following window.
CGGGCAAGTGCCTCGCGACCCTCATATAGCGCTGCGCCGTGTGGAGCGGGCCCTTGAAATTCTTCCGCAACCAGCGGAGCCAGCCCCCTTCTTCGCACAGATCGCGCGCCTGGACCAGCGCGTGCCCGGCCGCCACGACGTGCGTCATCGCGGCGCCGGCCGCCGCCACCCAGCGGT
Protein-coding sequences here:
- a CDS encoding DUF3102 domain-containing protein, translating into MTHVVAAGHALVQARDLCEEGGWLRWLRKNFKGPLHTAQRYMRVARHLPASGIDATRVSHRTQTALLRALRGVVLAIGTRIECGLTGKFVDS